From Brassica oleracea var. oleracea cultivar TO1000 chromosome C3, BOL, whole genome shotgun sequence, a single genomic window includes:
- the LOC106334589 gene encoding PRA1 family protein B5 — MVSSDSNVLPVSTTQPPTLTESQPPAVRAFVNRFTETVRDGLSRSRPWSELLDRSAFAKPDSLSEAASRLRKNSSYFRANYVCIVSLILAFSLLAHPFSLVLLVCLAASWLFLYLFRPVDRPLILFGRSFSDLETLGALILSTIAVIFFTSVGSVLISALLVGIATVCVHGAFRAPNDLFLDEQDPAAAGFLSFIGVPTTYSSLSSTSSAPSAV, encoded by the coding sequence ATGGTGTCGTCAGATTCTAATGTGCTTCCGGTTTCCACCACTCAGCCCCCAACCTTAACCGAATCGCAACCTCCAGCCGTCCGTGCATTTGTGAACCGCTTCACCGAAACGGTCCGTGATGGTCTGTCCCGTAGCCGTCCATGGTCCGAGCTCCTCGATCGATCCGCCTTCGCCAAGCCGGACTCTCTTTCTGAGGCAGCGTCGCGACTCCGGAAGAATTCCTCTTATTTCAGGGCGAATTACGTCTGCATCGTATCTCTGATCCTCGCTTTCTCTCTTCTCGCCCATCCATTCTCTCTCGTCCTCCTCGTCTGCCTCGCCGCCTCTTGGCTCTTCCTTTACCTCTTCCGTCCAGTCGATCGACCTCTCATCCTCTTCGGCCGATCTTTCTCTGACCTCGAAACTCTTGGTGCTCTTATCCTCTCCACAATAGCAGTCATCTTCTTCACCAGCGTTGGATCTGTACTCATATCTGCCCTCTTGGTCGGAATAGCGACGGTCTGCGTTCATGGTGCCTTCAGAGCTCCTAATGATCTCTTCCTCGACGAGCAAGATCCTGCCGCCGCCGGATTCCTCTCGTTCATCGGTGTCCCTACTACATATTCCTCCCTGTCATCCACTTCCTCAGCGCCTTCCGCCGTATAG